Proteins encoded in a region of the Marinomonas maritima genome:
- the tolR gene encoding protein TolR produces MARPRRRNKRRPMAEINVVPYIDVMLVLLVIFMITAPMLTQGVDVELPNASASPIQDSENDVMIASVDSKGKFYLDVGGKQESIALAKLQDRVRKVLSQNPKTSVLVRGDRNVPYGDVIGLMVALQGAGVPNVGLVTEPDRN; encoded by the coding sequence GTGGCTCGCCCTAGAAGAAGAAATAAACGTCGCCCAATGGCTGAAATAAATGTTGTCCCTTACATTGACGTAATGCTGGTGTTGCTGGTTATTTTTATGATAACTGCCCCTATGCTTACTCAAGGTGTTGATGTGGAGCTCCCTAATGCCAGCGCGTCTCCAATACAAGACAGTGAAAACGACGTAATGATTGCCTCGGTAGATTCAAAAGGTAAGTTCTATTTGGATGTCGGCGGCAAGCAGGAATCAATAGCATTAGCAAAACTACAAGATAGAGTCAGAAAGGTATTGAGCCAAAATCCGAAGACGTCTGTATTAGTCAGAGGTGATAGAAATGTCCCTTATGGCGATGTCATTGGATTAATGGTTGCTCTACAAGGCGCAGGAGTTCCGAACGTAGGACTAGTGACAGAGCCGGATAGAAATTAA